The following nucleotide sequence is from Fructobacillus americanaquae.
TTGATTGGGGAACTCATAAGGTTACCGAAAAGATTGATTATTTGACGGCCGATGAAGAAGATAACTATATCGTTGCTCAAGCCAACACGGAATTGGAAGACGATGGCTCATTTGTTCATAAGACTGCCATGGCCCGTTACGGTGAAGAAAACATCGAAACGCCAATCGAAAAGATTGACTATGTCGATGTTTCGCCAAAGCAGGTTGTTTCAGTCGGAACGTCGGTTATTCCTTTCTTGGAAAACGATGATTCCAACCGTGCTTTGATGGGTGCCAACATGCAGCGTCAGGCCGTGCCTTTGCTTGACCCACATGCGCCAATCGTTGGTACTGGTGTTGAATATAAGGCTGCCCACGATTCTGGTGCTGCCATTATCTCAACTGCAGCAGGTGAAGTTGAATATGTTGATGCCAAGGAAATCCGTGTCCGTCGTGAAGATGGTCAATTGGATACCTACGAGTTGATGAAGTTCCGCCGTTCAAACGGTGGTAAGAACTATAACCAAAAGCCAATTGTTAAGGTCGGGGAACAAATCGATGATGACCAGATTTTGGCAGATGGTCCATCAATGGAAAAGGGTGAACTGGCCCTTGGACAAAACCCAGTGATTGCCTTTATGACTTGGCATGGTTATAACTTCGAAGATGCCATTGTCTTGAACGAACGTTTGGTTCGTGAAGACGTTTATACATCAATTCACATCGAAGAATATGATTCAGAGGCTCGTGATACGAAGCTCGGCCCTGAAGAAATCACACGTGAAATTCCTAATACTGGTGAAGAACAGTTGAAGGACTTGGACGAAAACGGAATTATCCGTGTTGGTGCCGAGGTTAAGGATGGTGACATCCTGGTTGGTAAGGTAACACCAAAGGGTGTGACTGATTTGTCAGCCGAAGAACGTTTGCTACATGCTATCTTTGGAGAAAAGGCCCGCGAAGTTCGCGATACTTCTTTGAAGGTTCCCCACGGTGGTGGCGGAGTGGTTCAATCCGTTCGTATCTACACACCTGAAAATGGTGATGAATTGGCTCCAGGTGTTAACATGATGGTTCGTGTTTACATCGCTCAGAAGCGTAAGATTCAAGTCGGTGACAAGATGGCCGGTCGTCACGGAAACAAGGGTACTGTTTCAGTCGTTGTTCCTGAAGAAGACATGCCTTACTTGCCTGATGGAACGCCAATCGACATCTTGTTGTCACCCATGGGTGTGCCATCACGTATGAACATTGGGCAGGTTTTGGAACTGCACTTGGGATTTGCCGCTAAGAAGTTGGGCATCCACGTTGCTTCCCCTGTCTTCGATGGTGCTTCAGACGATGAAATCGAAGAAGCATTGGCTGAAGCTGGTTTGCCACAAGATGGTAAGTCTGTTGTTTATGACGGACAAACTGGTGAAGCCTTTGATAAGCGTGTTGCCGTTGGTGTTATGCACTATATGAAGTTGGCCCACATGGTCGACGACAAGATTCACGCCCGTTCAATCGGCCCTTACTCTCTTGTTACGCAACAGCCATTGGGTGGAAAAGCCCAATTCGGTGGACAGCGTTTCGGAGAAATGGAAGTTTGGGCTTTGGAAGCCTATGGTGCTGCCTACACCTTGCAAGAAATCTTGACTTACAAGTCGGATGATGTTGCTGGTCGTGTAAAGGTTTATGAATCAATCATCAAGGGTGACGCAATCCCTAAGCCTGGTGTGCCAGAATCATTCCGTGTCCTGGTGAAGGAATTGCAAGCCTTAGGTCTGGATATGCGTGTCTTGGACCAAGAAGGTGAAGCCGTTCAATTGAAGCAGATGGATGAAGACGATTCAGTCTTACCAGTTGATGCTTTGGAAAAGTTGGCCCGTACGAACCCTGATTTGCTTAACCGCGATGACGAAGAAGTTAAGGTAGCCTTTGATAAGGTAGAAGAAGACGCTGGTCAAAACTCTACTGATGAACAAGAATAATTAAAAGAAAGGTGACCGAATAGATGGCAATCGATGTTAATAAATTCGAGAGTATGCAAATCGGTCTGGCCTCACCTGATCAAATCCATGACTGGTCTCATGGGGAAGTCAAGAAGCCAGAAACGATTAACTATCGTACTCTTAAGCCTGAAAAAGATGGTTTGTTCGATGAACGAATCTTTGGCCCAACAAAGGATTACGAATGTGCTTGTGGAAAGTATAAGCGGATCCGTTATAAGGGAATCGTTTGTGACCGCTGTGGTGTTGAAGTTACTTCTGCCAAGGTTCGTCGTGAACGCATGGGTCACATTGAATTAGCTGCCCCAGTTACCCACATCTGGTACTTCAAGGGAATTCCATCACGAATGGGATTGGTCTTGGACATGTCACCACGATCATTGGAAGAAGTGATCTATTTTGCTTCTTATGTCGTTGTTGACCCAGGGGATGCTCCTGTTGAAAAGAAGCAATTGCTTACTGAACGTGAGTACCGTGATTACAAGAAGGAATTCGGTGCAAACTTTAAGGCTGGCATGGGTGCTGAAGCTGTCAAGGAATTGTTGGCCAGTGTTGATTTGGCCGGTGAAGCTGATGCCTTGAAGCATGAATTACAAGAAGCAACAGGCCAAAAGCGTGTGCGCGCGGTTCGTCGTTTGGACATTATTGAAGCCTTCTTGCAATCAGACAACAAGCCAGAGTGGATGGTGATGGATGTTATCCCGGTTATCCCACCTGACTTGCGTCCGATGGTTCAATTGGAAGGTGGCCGTTTTGCCACATCTGATTTGAACGATTTGTATCGTCGTGTTATCAACCGTAACAACCGTTTGAAGCGTTTGTTTGACTTGCATGCTCCAGGAATCATTGTTCAAAATGAAAAGCGGATGTTGCAAGAAGCTGTTGATGCCTTGATGGATAACGGTCGTCGTGGCCGTCCCGTTTCAGGTCCTGGTAACCGTCCTTTGAAGTCTTTGTCTCACATGTTGAAGGGAAAGCAAGGCCGGTTCCGTCAGAACTTGTTGGGTAAGCGTGTTGATTACTCAGGCCGTTCTGTTATCGATGTTGGTCCGTTCTTGAAGATGAACCAAATGGGATTGCCACGTCCAATGGCAATTGAATTGTTCCGTCCATTTATCATGCGCGAATTGACAAAGCGTGGCCTTGCTGGCAACGTTAAATCAGCTAAGCGTAAGATTGATAAGGCCGACGAAGACGTCATGGACGTTTTGGAAGACGTTATCAAGGAACACCCAGTGCTTTTGAACCGAGCACCGACATTGCACCGTCTTGGAATTCAGGCCTTTGAACCGGTTTTGGTTTCAGGAAAGGCGATGCGTTTGCACCCATTGATCTGTGAAGCGTATAATGCCGACTTCGATGGTGATCAGATGGCCATTCACGTGCCTTTGTCTGATGAAGCGCAAGCGGAAGCCCGGTTGTTGATGTTGGCTGCTGGCCACATCTTGGCACCCAAGGACGGAAAGCCAATCGTTGCTCCTTCACAGGATATGGTGATTGGTAACTATTACTTGACGACTGAAGAAGCTGGTCGTGAAGGTGAAGGCATGATTTTCTCATCGATTGATGAAGCTCGGATTGCTTTTGCTAACAAGCTAGTGCACTACCAAACTCGTGTTGGTATTCAAACTTCTTCATTTTCAGAAAAGAAGCCATTTACTGATGACCAACGGTCAAAGATCATGGTCACCTCAGTTGGTAAATTGATTTTCAATGAAATCTTGCCAGTTGAATTCCCATTCATCAATGAACCATCTGATGATAATTTCCAGGGAGTTTCCGATGACTTCTTTATGGAACCAGGGGAAAACATTCACGAATTTTTAGCTGACCGTGAAATCATTAAGCCATTCAAGAAGGGCTTCTTGTCTGATATCATCGCTGAAGTCTACAAGCGTTACAAGGTGACGGAAACGTCATTGCTTTTGGATCGCATGAAGGACTTGGGCTATGACATTTCAACGCAATCTGGTTTGACGGTTGCGATGACCGATGTAACTGAATTGGCTGACAAGCCAAAGATTTTGGCTGATGCACACGCCGAAGTTGAACAAGTAACGAAGCAATTCCGTCGTGGTTTGATTACAGATTCAGAACGTTACCAACGTGTTATTGATATCTGGTCAAAGGCTAAGGATGTTATCCAAGACGAATTGATGGCTACTTTCGACACTCGTAACCCAATCTACATGATGCAGGATTCAGGTGCTCGTGGTAACATCTCGAACTTCGTTCAGTTGGCTGGAATGCGTGGTTTGATGGCCGGGCCTGGTGGTAAGATTATCGAATTGCCAGTTACCTCAAACTTCCGTGATGGTTTGACTGTGATGGAAATGTTTATCTCAACCCACGGTGCTCGTAAGGGTATGTCTGATACGGCCTTGAAGACGGCCAACTCAGGTTACTTGACTCGTCGTTTGGTTGATGTTGCTCAGGACGTTATTGTTCGTGAATACGACAACGGTTCTGATCGTGGTGTGGCTGTTAAGGCAATCGTTGATGGTAGCTCAGTGGTTGAACCATTGTACGACCGAATTCTTGGTCGCTATGCTATGAAGACTGTCTTTGACCCAGAAACTGGTGAAAAGATTGTTGCTCGCAACGAAATGATTGATGAAGACGCCGCTAAGAAGATTGATGCTGCCGGTATTGAAGAAGTCACGATTCGCTCTGTCTTTACATCAACGACGGAACACGGCGTTTCTGTCTTGGATTATGGCCGGAACTTGGCTACTGGTGAAGAAGTCGAAGTTGGTGAAGCCGTTGGTACTGTTGCCGCTCAATCAATCGGAGAACCTGGTACGCAGTTGACCATGCGTAACTTCCACACGGGTGGTGTTGCCGGTGGAAACGATATTACACAAGGTTTGCCTCGTGTGCAGGAAATTGTTGAAGCTCGTATTCCTAAGGGACGTGCTGAAATTTCTGAAGTAACTGGTAAGGTTACCACGATTGAGGAAAACCCAGCCGAACGTACAAAGGAAGTCACAATTGAAGGTGAGACGGATACCCGGACTTACACCTTGCCTTTGGCTGCTCGGATGCGCTTTGGTGAAGGCGACATGATTAACCGTGGTGATGCGATTAATGAAGGACCAATTGATCCAAAGGAATTATTGGCCGTAACAGATACGTTGACTGCTGAATCATACATGTTGTCAGAAATCCAAAAGGTTTATCGTTTGCAGGGAATTGAAGTTTCCGATAAGCACATCGAAGTGATGATTCGTCAGATGTTGCGTAAGGTACGTGTCATGGATCCAGGTCAGACGGATTTGTTGCCTGGAACTTTGATGGATATTGCGGACTTCAAGCGGGCTAACGAACCAGCTTTGTTTGCTGGTAAGGTTCCCGCAACTGCTCGTCCTGTTTTGCTTGGAATTACAAAGGCTGCCTTGGAGACTAACTCATTCTTGTCAGCCGCCTCATTCCAAGAAACAACGCGTGTCTTGACGGATGCTGCTATCCGTGGCAAGAACGATCCACTTGTCGGTTTGAAGGAAAATGTTATCATTGGTAAGATTATCCCTGCCGGTACCGGAATGGCTGAATATCGTAAGATTAAGCCAGAAGTTGTTGGTGAAGTTGTTGACCAACCCGAAGAAAAAGACATTCAATCTTTGGACCAGGTTGCCCAAACAATTGATGGTCAAGACTAAAAGAATCAAGGGAAAACCAGCGAAAGCTGGTTTTTTTATTGTTCAAAGTCCCTGAGTAGGGTAGACTAGGAGTAGATTTAAAAACGAGGCGACCATGAAAAAAGTAAAAATTGACTGGATTGATTGGATCCAAAAGCTGAATAAAAAACAACTTTGGGCAATGGTGATCATCCCGACAGTGCTCCTATTAGTTTTGTTGTTGGTCCGCATTAAAACTGGGAACGAAGCCTATAATCAAAATTGGTTTGTTTATTTTTTTGCGGTCCTTTACGTTGTCGCATTTAGTCCAATTGGTGAACAAATCCAATTTCGTTTGTTTCCACAATCGATTCCTCATAACCAATACCAGGTGACCACTTGGTCGCAATGGGAACAGGCCATGATTACGGCTACTGTTTTGATGATTATTTCGCTTTTATTTTGGCCAATTCAAAAGCAAGGTGAAATTGCGACTCATTTGATTGCGGCCATCATCGTTGGTTTTTTGTCCATGTGGACGATTCGAATGGTGCAGGGAATGCGGCGAGAAAAGAATAGGCGCTAAGTCAATCACTCGTTATCAGTCAGCGAATTTTCGACTGAGGCGAGTGTTTTGCCTTTTGCAAGAAATGTTATTGAGGCCTTAATTTTGTAAAATCAGGACAAGATTAGCCTGATTACTTGTTGAGAGCTAACAAAATTGGTACTGTCTAGGTGTCGCTAGCCTAGTTGAGCCAAAACTGAAAGAGATATTGAATGGAACAACTTGACTATAAACAGATGAATGGGCTGTCTTTAGCTTACATCGGTGATGCGATTTATGAATTAACAGTCCGCAATCACCTGGTTGCCATGGGATTAACGAAAGTGAACGACTTACAAAAAAAGTCACGGCACTATGTCTCGGCCAAAGCGCACGCCGCCTTGTACCAATTGATGGAAGATGATCAATTGCTCAGTGAGAATGAGTTAACTTATTTTAAGCGTGGTCGCAATGCCAAGTCATATACCAAGGCTAAAAATACCAATGTTGTGGCATACCGGATTTCAACTGGTGTGGAAGCAATGATTGGTTACTTGTACTTGTCTAATCAAGAAGAGCGTTTACAAACGATGATGGAATGGATTTTCGACCAAGTGGAAAGCGGGAGAACGAACAATGTCTAATGAGCAAGCACCAGCCTTTATTTACGGTCACCATGCCGTTGTTGAGGCTTTAAAACAGAAAACAGCAATCAACAAGCTGTGGTTACAGCCTGGTTTGCAGCCAAAAGTAGAGCGGGAAGTGAGCCAATTAGCTAAGCAACAGGGCATTGTTATCCAACAAGCGCCCAAGGCAAAGCTGGATGAGTTAGCCGATGGGGGTAACCACCAGGGCTTGGTTTTGTCAGTGGCTGCCTTTACTTATGCTAGTCTAGATGACTTGTTTGACAAGGCTCAGAGTAAAAATGAGGATCCTTTTTTCCTGATTTTGGATGAAATTGAGGATCCCCATAACTTAGGATCAATTTTGCGAACGGCTGATGCTGCTGGTGTTCATGGTGTCATTATCCCCAAGCGTCGAGCAGTGCAACTGACGGGAACGGTGGCGAAAAGTTCTACAGGTGCAATTGAGCACGTCCCGGTTTGTCGCGTGACGAATTTGGTGCAAACAGTTAAGACATTGAAAGAACGTGGCGTTTGGATCTTTGGTACTGACATGGCCGGACAAGATTATCGGACATGGGATGCCAAAGGTGCTACGGCCCTGGTTATTGGAAATGAAGGGAAAGGAATTTCACCCTTACTGAAAAAACAGGTTGATGGTATGTTAACCATTCCAATGATTGGTCATGTTCAATCGTTGAATGCCAGTGTGGCTGCTAGTTTATTGATCTATCAAGGATATAGTTCAAGGCACCCTCTTTAAGGGGCCTTGTGTTCACAAAGCCCCCCGCTAAAGGAGGCTTTTTTGATGGAAAGAAGACCATTACGGGAAGGGAGCCACGAAGTGCTCCTAGCGCAACAGGGTGATGAAGAGGCTTTTGTGACCCTCTATCGTCGTCATGTGGGCATGGTATGGCTGGTCTACGGTAACTATTTGACGAATGTTTGTCGCGCAGATGATTGGGAAGCGGATGCTCTCGAAGCCATGTTGCACTGCCTAAGACGTTATGATGTGCAAAAGGCTCGGGCAAAGTTTTCAACATACTTAATGGCTGCTTTACGTAATCGGGCGATTGACTATATTCGGAAGCAAAATACAAAGCAGGAGCAGTTTAACCGTGCGATGACACGTTTTGATGCCAGCCAGGATTTGCCTGTTGTGGTTGCTGAACCGACGGGAACCCCGGAACAACAATGTATTGCCCGTGAAACTCTAGCGGAAGTTTTAAACTTTCGCAAAGGTGAAGTTGCTAATATTATTAGTTTTCTGATTGGTGATGGGCGAATTTTATTGCAACCACATGAATCGAGTCATCAAGTTACTAGGGTGCAATACCGGTTGAAGCAGGCTTATTTGCGGCGGCTCTATGAGTGAATGTTGAAAAGCAGGCCTAAAGATGCTATGATGCTAGTTAGCGAGGTAACTTTATGCCAAGTCAAAAAGCATCATTGGCCTGTGAGGTCTGTGGATCAAGAAATTATACCGTTACCCTGGCAAAGGGGCGGGTAGAGCGCTTGAGCGTCAAAAAGTTTTGTCCCCATTGCAAAAAGCATACGCTCCACCGAGAAACAAAGTGAGGTAGTGAACCATGATTACATACTTTAAAAATGTCGCTGCAGAAATGCGCAAAGTTTCTTGGTTGTCAATGGAACAAACAACAAAAGAAACGGTTGCTGTTATTAGTATCTCAATCGTTTTTGCCGTCATTATTGGTGCATCAGATTGGCTTTTGCAACAAGGTGTTAATTTGTTCTTGGCACGATAAGTCGGAATATAGTATACTAAAGGCAGTTAGAAGAGTCAGCGGACTCTTTTTTATTTGCAATTCAAGGAGGAAGGGCATTTGCCCGAAATAACCATGACTGAAGAAATCGAAAAAGCTTGGTTCGTTGTCCACACATATTCAGGTTACGAACACAAGGTTCAAGCAAACTTGGAATCACGAACACAAACAATGGGAATGGCCAATCAAATTTTCCGGATTTTGGTGCCAGAACAAGAAGTTTCGACTGTTCAAGATGGTGAAGTGAAGACTTCCATCGAAAATGATTTCCCTGGCTATGTCTTGGTTGAAATGGCCACTCCACAAGATGGTAATATGACTGATGAAGCTTGGTATGTTGTTCGTAACACGCCAGGTGTTACCGGATTCTTGGGTTCTCACGGAGCCGGATCAAAGCCAAACTCTTTGTTGCCTGAAGAAGTTGAATTGTTGATGAAGCGCATGGGCATGACTGGTCAAGCCACTGTTGATTTGGATATCGAAGTTGGTCAAACAATCAAGATTGTTGCTGGTCCATTTAACGGGATGGAAGGAATTGTCCGTGCCATTGACAATGAAAAGCAAGAAGTTGAAGCAACAGTTGAGGTCTTTGGTCGTGAAACGCCAACAGAACTTGGCTTCAACGATATCGATACAAATTTTTAATTAGAGTTTAGACCGAGTACAAATGCCTTTGTTGTTGGGTTTAAAGAAAAAACGTCCTTTACTTGGGACGTTTTTTTTGATATACTAATCTGGTATGTCAAAGACATGCGTGGAAGCAGCACTGAAGCTGCGCTCTACCACAACACGAGGAGGAAATATATCGTGGCTAAAAAAGTTATCAATGTTGTGAAACTGCAAATTGCCGCTGCCAAAGCAACTCCAGCTCCACCAGTTGGACCTGCCTTGGGACAAGCCGGTATTAACATCGCACAGTTCACTAAGGAATTTAACGCACGGACTGCTGACCAAGCTGGTTCAACAATCCCTGTCGAAATCTCAGTTTTCGATGATCGATCATTCGAATTCGTTACTAAGACTCCACCAGCAGCTGACCAATTGCGGAAGATTGTTGGTAAGGGTTCTGGTGAACCTAACCGTACTAAGGCCGGTAACGTAACCTTGGACCAAATTCGTGCAATTGCTGAAAACAAGATGGCAGATTTGAATGCCAACGACGTAACAGCAGCCATGAAGATGATCGAAGGAACAGCCCGTTCAATGGGTGTTACGGTCGACGGTGTGGACTTGACTGTTGAAGGAACAGCAATCAAGGAGGACGCAGAATAATGACACAAAAGCATGGTAAGAAGTATTTAGAAGCTGCTGCTAAGGTTGAAGCTGAAAAGGCTTACGCATTGGCAGACGGAATTTCTTTGTTAAAGGAAGTTTCATACGCAAAGTTCGACGCTTCAGTTGAAGTTACTTTTAAGTTGAACGTTGACACTCGTCAAGCTGATCAACAACTCCGTGGTGCTGTTGTTTTGCCTAACGGTTCTGGTAAGGACAAGACAGTTGTTGTCTTTGCTCAAGGCGACAAGGCAAAGGAAGCCGAAGCTGCCGGTGCTGACGTTGTTGGTGCTGCTGACTTGGTTCAACGCATCCAAGACGGTTGGTTAGACTTTGACGTTGCTGTGGCAACTCCTGACATGATGGCACAAGTTGGTCGCGTTGGTCGCGCATTGGGTCCTAAGGGATTGATGCCAAACCCAAAGACTGGAACTGTAACCATGGATGTTACCAAGGCTGTTTCAGATGCTAAGGGTGGTCAAGTGACTTATCGTACTGACCGTGACGGAAACGTTGCCGTTACTGTTGGTCGTGTATCATTTGACGATGCAAAGTTGGCTGAAAACATTAAGTCAATTGCTGAGACTGTTTTGAAGGCTCGTCCTGCAGCTGTTAAGGGAACTTACGTTTCAAACGTTGCTTTGTCTTCAACAATGAGTCCTGCAGTTACCTTGGACTTGGCTTCTCTTTAATTGACAGCCTAGCTGAAAACTGCTAAGATAAATAAGTAAATAAAATCAATTTTGCCTAAGACTCAGGTGGTGCTTGCACCTTAATATCCTGCCGAGGAAGTTAATCAATTAACTTTACCCGTCTGTCTTTTGCAGGCGGGTTTCTTTTGCAAAAAAATCTTTGAAAGGAGAATTTCATATGAGTGAACAAGCTATTGCAATCAAAGCACAGAAGGTTTCAGAAGTTGCCGATCAATTTAAGGCTGCTTCAGCCGCTGTTGTTGTCAACCCACGTGGTTTGACTGTTGCCGAATCAACCGACTTGCGTTCACAGTTGCGTGAAGAAGGCGTTGTCTTGGAAGTTATCAAGAACAAGGTTTTGGAACGTGCTGCTAAGGAAGCTGGTTTCGAAGAACTGAACGATTTGTTTGCTGGCCCATCAGCCGTTGCCTTTTCAAACGACGATGCTGTTGCCCCAGCTCGCATTTTGAAGAAGTTTGCTGACGAAAATGACAAGCTCGTTATTAAGGGTGGTGTTGTTGACGGAAGTATTGCTGGTGTTGATGAAATCAACAAGTACGCTTCATTGCCTTCTCACGAAGGTTTGCTTGGTCAGTTGATGGCCGAATTCCAGTTCCCTATCCGTTCCTTCGCTTATGCTGTTAAGGCATTGCAGGAAAAGAAGGAAGCTGAAGAAGCTGCTGAATAAGCATAACTATAAATTACAAACTATTTAAAAACTAATTGGAGGAATTAATCATGGCTTTTGATAAAGACGCGATTATCGCATCATTGAAGGATGCAACAATTTTGGACTTGGCTGACTTGGTTTCAGCTATCGAAGAAGAATTTGACGTTTCAGCTGCTGCTCCTGTAGCCGCTGCTGGTGCTGCTGGTGCCGACGGCGCAGCTGCTAAGTCAGACTTCGACGTAGAATTGACTTCAGCAGGTACTGCTAAGGTTAAGGTTATCAAGGCAGTTCGTGAAGCTACTGGTCTTGGCTTGAAGGAAGCTAAGGACATGGTTGACAACGCACCTTCTGTTATTAAGGAAGGCGTTGCTGAAGCCGATGCTAACGAATTGAAGGAAGCTTTGGAAGCAGCTGGCGCATCAGTTACTTTGAAGTAATCCTAGAAAAAGGGCCTTTAGAGGCTCTTTTTTTGTACATATTTTAGTAAAATAAGAACAGAGGACAACAACGCATGACGGAAAAAATTTCAGGTGAACAATACTTTACGGCACAACCAGATGCAGCTCATGATTATCAAGATTTTGATTTTGAACTTTTAGGCAATAATTTGCATTTCACGACCGATGCTGGTGTTTTTTCCAAAAGAACGGTTGATTTTGGGACACGGACGATGCTTGCTGTCGCGGCCAAAACTGATTTTCCAGCTGGTCGTATCTTGGATTTGGGCACCGGTTACGGTCCAGTGGGGATTGCTATTGCTAAGGCGCTGAACAAAAATGTTGATATGGTCGACGTCAATCAGCGAGCCCTTGATTTGGCCCAAAAGAATGCCAACAAAAACGGAGTGGGTAGCCAGGTGAAAGTTTTTCAGTCCAATATTTATGAGGGTGTTCAGGATCAATATGCGTTAATTTTGGTCAATCCGCCAATTCGCGCTGGTAAGTCCGTGGTGACAGCAATGCTCCAGGAAGCCAAAAACCATCTACTACCAGGTGGTAAGCTCCTAGCCGTTTTGCAAAAAAAGCAGGGCGCACCATCTGCTCAAAAGAATCTCGAAGCTGTTTTTGATAACGTTTCGATTGTAGGTAAAAATAAGGGCTACTATGTCTTGGAGGCGGTGCATGGCTGAAATTCCAACTTTAAGCTCTGAACAAGTGGCTTATTTTATGGATATTGCCATAGCAGAGGCGAAACGGGCTGGTGAAATTGGTGAGGTACCGATTGGTGCTGTAATTGTCAAAGATGGACAGGTGATTGCGACCGGTTCAAACCGGCGGGAAATCGACCAAGAAGCCAGTAGCCATGCTGAATTATTGGCCATCAACCGGGCAAATCAGGAGCTCGGTACGTGGCGGCTCGAAAATACAGCACTTTTTGTGACCTTAGAGCCCTGCCTGATGTGCGCGGGAGCCATCATTAATGCTCGGATTCCATTGGTCTATTATGGTGCCCAGGATCAAAAGGCTGGTGCTGTATCATCTTTATATAATGTCTTCGAGGACAAGCGGTTAAACCATCAAGTAAAAACTTATGTTGGTGTGAAGGCTGATCAATCGAAGGCTTTATTGAAGGCCTTTTTTCAAGAAATTCGACAAAAGCAAAAAGCGAAAAAACGGGCTGCCAAAACATTGAAAAAGTTGGCTGAAAGTGAGTAACCGTCAGGTTTTGAGACTGATTTTTCTTCTTGGAAATGCTTGCTAAAAACCTGATATTTCGCTATAATAACAGTGCAGGCAAGGGTTGCCTTTCGAACCGAGTCAGGACAGAAATGTAGCAGCTCTAAGATTGATTAACCTTGTGCTTGTGTACATAGCAAAACCGCCAAACGGCGGCTTTTTTTGTAAGGGAGGGGACCACCATGGCATATCAAGCACTTTACCGGGTGTACCGGCCAAGGACTTTTGAGCAAATGGTCGGCCAAGAAGTGATTACCAAGACGCTCGAGAACGCCATTGAGCAGAAACAAACAGGTCACGCATACCTATTCTCGGGTCCACGCGGAACGGGAAAGACCTCAGCGGCTAAGATTTTCGCCCGCGAAGTCAATGGCATTAGCCAGGACCAGGCAAATGAGTCCCACCCCGACATTATTGAAATTGATGCGGCTTCGAATAACGGAGTTGATGAAATCCGATCTATTCGAGATTCGGCTAATTACGCCCCAATCGAAGCACCATTTAAGATTTATATTATTGATGAGGCCCACATGCTATCGACGGGCGCCTTTAATGCACTTTTGAAGACTTTAGAGGAGCCACCGGCTCAAGTAAAGTTTATTTTGGCGACGACTGAAGTGCAAAAAATGCCTGCCACCATTTTGTCGCGGACACAGCGCTTTGAGTTTAAGCGGCTTGCTAACGAAACGATTAAGAACCGCATGATTGAAATTTTGCACCGGGAAGAGCAGCCATTTGAAGACCAGGCTTTAGAGGTTGTGGCCACTGCTGCGGAAGGTGGGATGCGCGATGCTTTGTCAATTTTAGATCAGGTAATTGCCTATGGTCCAGATAAAATT
It contains:
- a CDS encoding DNA-directed RNA polymerase subunit beta; this encodes MAGHLVNYGKYRTRRSYASIKEVLDLPNLIEVQLASYQWFLDEGIKEMFNDIMPIEDFQGNLSLEYVDYQLMEPKYNIDEAREHDANYSAPLHVTLRLTNHETGEIKSQDVFFGDFPLMTEQGTFIINGAERVIVSQLVRSPGIYYNQEADKNGRPHFGTTVIPNRGAWLEYETDAKGIANVRIDRTRKLLMTELVRALGFGSDSDIIDIFSDGYDALNMTLEKDVHKNMSDSRVEESLKDIYERLRPGEPKTADSSRALLVARFFDPKRYDLAPVGRYKINKKLSLKTRLLNQTLAETLADPDSGEIIAEKGTLVDKAVMAKLAPFLDREDFKTVTYTPSGDAVLQDEVVLQKIKIESPENPDKTLLLIGNGHLPEDEHNVRPADILAGMNYFMNLQEGVGQVDDIDHLGNRRIRSVGELLQNQFRIGLTRMERVVRERMSIQDAATVTPQQLINIRPVVAAVKEFFGSSQLSQFMDQTNPLGEMNHKRRLSALGPGGLTRDRAGVEVRDVHYTHYGRIDPIETPEGPNIGLINSLATYGRINKYGFIETPYRRVDWGTHKVTEKIDYLTADEEDNYIVAQANTELEDDGSFVHKTAMARYGEENIETPIEKIDYVDVSPKQVVSVGTSVIPFLENDDSNRALMGANMQRQAVPLLDPHAPIVGTGVEYKAAHDSGAAIISTAAGEVEYVDAKEIRVRREDGQLDTYELMKFRRSNGGKNYNQKPIVKVGEQIDDDQILADGPSMEKGELALGQNPVIAFMTWHGYNFEDAIVLNERLVREDVYTSIHIEEYDSEARDTKLGPEEITREIPNTGEEQLKDLDENGIIRVGAEVKDGDILVGKVTPKGVTDLSAEERLLHAIFGEKAREVRDTSLKVPHGGGGVVQSVRIYTPENGDELAPGVNMMVRVYIAQKRKIQVGDKMAGRHGNKGTVSVVVPEEDMPYLPDGTPIDILLSPMGVPSRMNIGQVLELHLGFAAKKLGIHVASPVFDGASDDEIEEALAEAGLPQDGKSVVYDGQTGEAFDKRVAVGVMHYMKLAHMVDDKIHARSIGPYSLVTQQPLGGKAQFGGQRFGEMEVWALEAYGAAYTLQEILTYKSDDVAGRVKVYESIIKGDAIPKPGVPESFRVLVKELQALGLDMRVLDQEGEAVQLKQMDEDDSVLPVDALEKLARTNPDLLNRDDEEVKVAFDKVEEDAGQNSTDEQE